A region from the Vicia villosa cultivar HV-30 ecotype Madison, WI linkage group LG3, Vvil1.0, whole genome shotgun sequence genome encodes:
- the LOC131660229 gene encoding thioredoxin H-type-like — protein MAEEGQVIGVHSVDAWKEQLEKGNASKKLIVVDFTASWCGPCRFIAPILAEIAKKLPEVIFLKVDVDELKTVSEEWGIEAMPTFLFLKEGKLVDKVVGAKKEELQLTISKHATAASASA, from the exons ATGGCTGAAGAGGGACAAGTTATCGGTGTTCACAGCGTGGACGCATGGAAGGAACAGCTCGAGAAGGGAAATGCCTCAAAGAAACTG ATTGTAGTTGATTTCACTGCTTCTTGGTGTGGTCCATGCCGTTTCATTGCTCCAATTTTGGCAGAGATTGCTAAAAAGCTTCCAGAGGTCATCTTCCTTAAGGTTGATGTGGATGAATTGAAG ACTGTTTCTGAGGAGTGGGGAATTGAAGCTATGCCAACATTCCTGTTCTTGAAAGAGGGAAAACTTGTGGACAAAGTTGTGGGTGCTAAGAAGGAGGAGCTGCAGTTGACAATTAGCAAGCATGCAACTGCTGCTTCTGCTTCTGCTTGA
- the LOC131660228 gene encoding uncharacterized protein LOC131660228, whose translation MAFPIPHLISSPYNPLLNLTPLSLNPKIPFSTTTPPPPSHIDVRHHSRRRKSTSLLRCSASSFPDKHNGNSNSPNSDDVTELPLFPLPLVLFPGAILPLQIFEFRYRVMMHTLLHTDLRFGVIYTDAVTGTAEVGCVGEVIKHERLVDDRFFLICKGQERFRVKKVVRTKPYLVASVAWLEDRPSPATDVDVDGLASEVETYMKDVIRLSNRLGGKAEKEVGDLRRNLFPTPFSFFVGSTFEGAPREQQALLELEDTAARLAREKETLKNTLNYLSAASAVKDVFPSSSSPSPPSS comes from the coding sequence ATGGCATTCCCAATTCCACACCTTATCTCTTCACCGTACAACCCTTTGTTAAACCTCACTCCACTCTCATTAAACCCTAAAATCCCATTCTCAACTACTACACCGCCGCCGCCGTCGCATATTGATGTTCGCCACCACTCTCGCCGCCGTAAGTCTACTTCCCTCCTCCGTTGCTCGGCGTCGTCTTTCCCGGACAAGCACAACGGTAACTCTAACTCTCCTAATTCGGATGATGTCACCGAACTTCCTCTGTTTCCTCTTCCTTTGGTTCTCTTCCCCGGAGCAATCCTCCCTCTCCAGATCTTCGAGTTTCGCTACCGCGTCATGATGCATACGCTTCTCCACACCGATCTCCGATTCGGCGTTATCTACACCGACGCGGTGACCGGAACGGCGGAAGTCGGTTGCGTTGGAGAAGTTATAAAACACGAAAGACTTGTCGATGATCGATTCTTCTTGATCTGCAAAGGTCAGGAGCGTTTCCGCGTGAAGAAAGTTGTTCGGACGAAACCCTACCTTGTCGCGAGTGTTGCGTGGCTGGAGGATCGGCCTTCTCCGGCAACTGACGTAGATGTTGACGGTTTGGCGAGCGAGGTGGAGACGTATATGAAGGATGTGATTCGGTTATCGAATCGGTTAGGTGGAAAGGCGGAGAAAGAGGTTGGTGATTTGAGGAGGAACTTGTTTCCGACGCCGTTTTCGTTTTTTGTTGGAAGCACGTTTGAAGGCGCGCCGAGAGAGCAACAGGCGCTGTTGGAGTTGGAAGATACTGCGGCGAGATTAGCGAGGGAGAAGGAGACTTTGAAGAACACGCTTAATTACTTGTCTGCTGCTTCTGCTGTCAAAGACGTTTTTCCATCTTCTTCATCTCCGTCTCCCCCTTCCTCTTGA